A stretch of Apostichopus japonicus isolate 1M-3 chromosome 9, ASM3797524v1, whole genome shotgun sequence DNA encodes these proteins:
- the LOC139974060 gene encoding microfibril-associated glycoprotein 4-like gives MNETKYFRILLIMMILCDVGQAGRLCEFAEKFPGVGGSCYKGSTNDDTTKLSTTSPPVDTSSQSIDTTRLSTQTVCLPGQLRCYNDDNEEVCAAPENCTCQMTSVNAKISAGGFYVNPDCTRMAHCINGNVTWDDEYSCSPNAQCEKQGNVHQCYCKAGYNGDGKTCLQLTNCQDVYTAGINESGIYTIKPTGWPGSPFPVYCNMADGGGWTVFQRRVNGSVDFYRNWTSYKEGFGQIVHEFWMGNDKLYYITNQDNYQIRIDLVDREGTPYFAEYDLFRINDENDKYRLSAVGTHSGTAEVLNTVHNENALKYQFNSSFSTYDQDNDKAATVHCTVNKQGAWWHSNCCRSNLNGNYFASVIPSTKSCCGSHSSICWNKLPGPDHNIKYTEMKIRPVRD, from the exons ATGAATGAAACGAAATATTTTAGGATTTTACTGATCATGATGATCCTCTGTGATGTTGGCCAAGCAGGAA GATTGTGTGAATTTGCGGAGAAGTTTCCTGGTGTAGGAGGAAGTTGTTACAAAGGTTCAACAAATG ATGATACTACCAAGCTGAGCACCACCTCACCGCCAGTTGACACCTCCTCTCAGTCAATCGACACAACTCGTTTATCAACCCAGACTGTCTGCCTACCTGGTCAGCTGCGATGCTACAATGACGACAATGAAGAGGTCTGTGCGGCACCTGAGAATTGCACATGTCAAATGACGAGTGTGAATGCAAAAATTTCG GCTGGTGGATTTTATGTCAACCCTGATTGTACAAGAATGGCTCACTGTATCAATGGTAATGTCACGTGGGATGACGAATACAGCTGCAGCCCCAATGCACAGTGTGAGAAACAAGGCAACGTACACCAATGTTACTGCAAGGCTGGTTATAATGGTGATGGAAAAACATGTTTGCAGCTCACTAACTGCCAAGATGTATATACTGCTGGTATTAACGAAAGTGGTATCTACACCATTAAACCAACTGGCTGGCCTGGATCACCATTTCCAGTTTATTGCAACATGGCTGAcggaggtggatggacg gtGTTCCAACGTCGAGTTAATGGTTCTGTTGATTTTTACCGTAACTGGACCAGCTACAAGGAAGGCTTTGGTCAGATCGTTCATGAATTTTGGATGGGTAATGACAAGCTGTATTACATCACCAATCAAGATAACTATCAAATCCGTATTGATCTGGTCGACAGGGAAGGGACTCCATACTTCGCTGAATATGACTTGTTCCGTATCAACGATGAAAATGACAAGTATCGTCTGTCCGCGGTGGGAACTCACAGCGGGACAGCAGAAGTACTAAATACCGTCC ACAACGAAAATGCTTTGAAATATCAGTTCAACAGTTCCTTTAGTACTTACGATCAAGATAATGATAAGGCggctactgtacactgtacGGTAAACAAACAAGGCGCATGGTGGCACAGCAACTGCTGTAGATCCAATCTCAATGGCAACTACTTCGCTAGTGTCATTCCTTCCACTAAGAGTTGTTGTGGGAGCCATTCCTCTATCTGTTGGAACAAACTACCAGGACCTGACCATAACATCAAATACACCGAGATGAAGATTCGACCTGTACGTGATTAA
- the LOC139973462 gene encoding uncharacterized protein yields the protein MLCMIYGYRITCSFLRLSFICLVTVTVISFVVFICTAAKFTRSLLISKQMDVKEGFCWRCNKALRRGPVNCVSCGIAEYCTNQCRKNDATRHKCVECANWSVKTCASCQKVGAKSECSGCYSVWYCNIECQRGNWTKHKPVCRKWQAIVKQVASKPITIMGDYPFYFSNSFANDLLNLQSNEMKGEHGVLKNFSILLPACGDLRHVMKTVQSLPGDFNGSLNFVLNDIDPFPMARNVLLLFLISSCEAEEVSNVSTIWLSFQLPRKDYLLLQETLSKLIKMNSLHLKMKTGGMIDVNEQSYKAMREVWDGWRRYSCQIGTESGAKLFEERKAIFDSDPMVSVGLRGLLHDVPQQHASSVKKWFDDGVILPEAHAENTVTHYNPTFTGRGWEPLLTAVRRLPSSFDFTYCIRSDCLPFQMWDYLDMIQFKKYDSISAMCHVFNTHIVAKSRTMIRDQRLSFFISTTDFSLIGSVINRPEYEGGFDRIFASNLIDYVRVGNVLEALEPFLSMTNPHAALFTETFNWYGGIDGAVWPTDKTTEQQVIMRGIRDCNLSISDMYGRNFSCFHEYYNNTAFFINYLRGDKHAEAKGKGKLPKLSDVSNRRGLLMRDFRKGRNLVVPFNQRVAVRTVNMLKGDVRTLEWHRVPKE from the exons ACTTGCTCATTTCTGAGGCTCTCTTTCATCTGTTTGGTCACTGTAACTGTCATCAGCTTCGTGGTCTTTATTTGCACTGCTGCCAAATTTACCAGATCGCTGTTAATTTCTAAG CAAATGGACGTTAAAGAAGGTTTCTGCTGGCGTTGCAATAAAGCATTACGTCGGGGTCCTGTCAACTGCGTTTCGTGTGGTATTGCAGAATATTGTACTAACCAATGCAGAAAAAATGATGCAACTCGTCACAAATGCGTTGAATGCGCAAACTGGTCTGTCAAAACTTGTGCAAGTTGTCAGAAGGTTGGCGCTAAAAGTGAG TGTTCTGGCTGTTACTCTGTTTGGTATTGCAACATTGAATGCCAACGAGGAAATTGGACGAAACATAAACCAGTGTGTCGAAAATGGCAGGCGATCGTTAAACAAGTAGCATCCAAACCGATAACGATTATGGGTGACTACCCATTCTATTTCAGTAATTCTTTTGCAAACGATCTCTTGAACTTACAAAGTAACGAAATGAAAGGCGAACATGGTGTCCTAAAAAACTTTAGCATTTTGTTGCCAGCTTGTGGTGATTTGCGTCACGTGATGAAAACTGTCCAATCACTGCCAGGTGATTTTAATGGTAGTCTAAACTTTGTCTTGAACGATATCGATCCTTTCCCCATGGCACGAAATGTCCTTCTACTGTTTCTGATTAGTTCCTGTGAAGCAGAGGAGGTTTCAAATGTTTCTACGATATGGTTGTCATTTCAACTCCCTCGTAAAGATTATTTGCTACTTCAGGAGACTCTTTCAAAGCTGATTAAAATGAATTctttacatttgaaaatgaagacTGGAGGAATGATTGACGTCAATGAGCAATCATATAAAGCAATGCGTGAGGTTTGGGACGGATGGAGAAGATATTCCTGCCAAATTGGGACTGAGTCAGGCGCTAAACTTTTTGAGGAGAGAAAGGCCATATTTGATTCTGATCCAATGGTCAGCGTCGGTTTACGGGGTCTATTGCATGACGTGCCACAGCAACATGCCTCGTCAGTTAAAAAGTGGTTTGATGATGGTGTAATACTACCCGAAGCACACGCGGAGAATACGGTGACGCACTACAACCCGACGTTCACTGGTAGGGGATGGGAACCGTTACTAACTGCAGTCAGAAGGCTGCCGTCAAGTTTCGACTTTACCTACTGCATTAGATCTGATTGTCTTCCTTTTCAAATGTGGGACTATTTGGATATGATTCAATTCAAAAAGTATGACTCTATCAGTGCAATGTGTCACGTATTTAATACTCACATAGTTGCCAAATCTCGGACAATGATTCGAGATCAACGACTTTCATTCTTCATCAGTACAACTGACTTCTCACTCATAGGATCTGTCATCAATCGCCCTGAATATGAAGGAGGCTTTGACAGAATCTTTGCTTCAAATTTAATTGACTATGTCAGAGTAGGAAACGTTCTGGAAGCACTAGAACCGTTCCTTAGTATGACAAACCCACATGCTGCCCTTTTTACAGAAACATTTAATTGGTATGGGGGTATTGATGGTGCAGTTTGGCCAACAGACAAAACGACAGAACAACAAGTAATTATGAGAGGAATAAGAGATTGCAACTTAAGCATAAGTGATATGTATGGTCGAAACTTTAGCTGTTTTCACGAGTACTATAACAACACTGCGTTCTTCATCAATTATTTGAGGGGTGACAAGCACGCTGAAGCAAAGGGTAAGGGAAAACTTCCTAAACTCTCGGATGTCAGTAATCGTCGAGGGTTGCTTATGCGCGACTTCCGAAAGGGGAGGAATCTTGTTGTCCCGTTTAACCAACGAGTGGCTGTTCGCACAGTGAATATGCTGAAGGGAGATGTCAGAACACTAGAATGGCATCGAGTTCCCAAGGAATAA